In the Vibrio gigantis genome, one interval contains:
- a CDS encoding YjbF family lipoprotein: protein MFKPLIVSLGLLLSGCSQQFQDLNATFNEAIFGDTDVSTSAEYIQDLPYASIYAEINDQGKIFMVLAFVGQNPATGAEQLKWMSSDKAMIVTENGRVVQTLFLPYENLSGLTVKPGNALVPSFDMSVTPKAQEWQATYDWQPDYRFGYSANIVRAYLNEETVQTPIANIEARKFVEQISYPALGQDIENQYWVNKKGQVVKTVQYLGPEMTRLELTLLKPYQTNKSKPHQIKESSGE, encoded by the coding sequence ATGTTCAAACCGCTTATCGTATCTTTAGGGCTGCTACTTTCTGGTTGCTCACAACAGTTCCAAGACCTTAATGCCACATTCAATGAAGCTATCTTTGGTGATACCGACGTAAGTACCAGTGCGGAATATATTCAAGATCTGCCTTACGCCAGTATTTATGCTGAAATTAACGACCAAGGTAAGATTTTTATGGTACTGGCTTTTGTTGGCCAAAACCCCGCAACCGGGGCTGAACAACTCAAATGGATGTCATCAGACAAAGCCATGATCGTGACGGAAAATGGACGAGTGGTTCAAACCTTATTCCTGCCTTATGAAAATCTGTCTGGCTTAACAGTTAAACCGGGCAATGCATTGGTGCCGAGTTTTGATATGTCGGTAACTCCGAAAGCTCAAGAGTGGCAAGCAACTTACGATTGGCAACCAGATTACCGATTTGGCTACAGTGCAAACATCGTCCGAGCGTATCTTAATGAAGAAACAGTACAAACCCCGATAGCGAACATAGAAGCGCGCAAGTTTGTCGAGCAGATCAGCTACCCAGCCCTTGGACAAGATATTGAAAATCAATATTGGGTAAACAAAAAGGGACAGGTCGTCAAAACGGTTCAATACCTTGGACCTGAAATGACCCGCTTAGAGCTGACATTGCTAAAGCCTTATCAAACTAATAAGTCAAAGCCCCATCAAATTAAAGAATCAAGTGGTGAGTGA
- a CDS encoding YjbH domain-containing protein produces the protein MSATQSFPLTLLASSIPGALLAVSSFAASAQDFSATMREQQPSEVEISGFSTPTLKHSQTNFGGVGLMQMPTARMAPEGEFNLSASFNNEYYFYNVSLQLMPWLETTIRYTQVQDLLYSGGGDQDCSQNSFSGCNTLADKGIDFKVRLMEEGYYLPELSVGVRDFGGTGLFDGEFFAASKRFGPLDVTLGMGWGYMGTSGNITNPFCKASDQFCERPSDVKGNGGSVDFERWFKGDAAIYGGLEYQTPYKPLVLKLEYDSNDYSQDYPVNSGVDMTQHTPWNVGAVYRFSDWATAKVSYERGDTLTMGFDLTTNFNQIASVWRDTEAATLRPSEASSMGEVELAKLTQELETVAGYEQAQILVDDNTFIVKGEQVKYRNREVALERGLTVIANHVPDYIDTYKIVETSNAGELNQTAIDANQFKQVATYQYLDSDIQDAAHPSDVESKSAIAYHDGITYYDGRERFDVSVAPNLAQSFGSAENFYLYALGLYTNASFWATNNIELSGSLYINLIDNYDKFNYEIPTDGTAQTPRVRTLFRSYVDEPVRLDRLQLTWFEDYGSGIYTQAYGGYLESMFAGVGGEVLYRPYNSNWAIGADVTAISQRDPESWFGTFDEELQYHEKDQAYYKVIDKGTTGFVTGYYMPQWGFLSDTLFKVGVGKFLAGDIGTRIDFSKQFKSGVIAGAFVSLTDMTTEEYGEGSYTKGFYVSIPFDLITVKPSSSRSQFTWQPLTRDGGQVLNKQYNLFEQTDARSPWFQRPSSVK, from the coding sequence ATGTCGGCTACTCAATCATTTCCATTAACTCTACTCGCAAGTTCGATTCCGGGTGCTTTACTGGCTGTCAGCAGTTTTGCTGCTAGTGCACAAGACTTTTCTGCCACCATGCGAGAACAGCAACCCTCTGAAGTCGAGATTTCTGGCTTTAGTACGCCAACACTAAAACACTCTCAAACCAATTTTGGTGGGGTGGGTTTAATGCAAATGCCTACCGCGCGCATGGCTCCAGAGGGTGAATTCAACCTAAGTGCATCGTTCAATAACGAATATTATTTTTATAACGTTAGCCTGCAATTGATGCCTTGGTTAGAAACCACCATTCGCTATACCCAAGTTCAGGATCTGCTTTATAGCGGTGGCGGGGATCAAGATTGCTCGCAAAACTCATTTAGTGGTTGTAATACGCTTGCTGACAAAGGTATTGACTTTAAAGTTCGGTTAATGGAAGAAGGCTACTATTTGCCAGAGCTTTCTGTCGGAGTGCGTGACTTTGGGGGGACAGGGTTATTTGATGGCGAATTTTTCGCCGCGAGCAAGCGATTTGGCCCGCTTGATGTCACGTTAGGCATGGGCTGGGGTTACATGGGCACCAGTGGTAATATTACCAATCCATTTTGTAAAGCCAGTGACCAGTTTTGTGAACGACCGTCTGATGTCAAAGGTAATGGGGGCAGCGTTGATTTTGAGCGTTGGTTCAAAGGCGATGCGGCAATTTATGGTGGCTTAGAGTATCAAACGCCATATAAGCCATTAGTGCTCAAACTTGAATACGACAGCAATGACTATTCACAAGATTACCCTGTTAATAGTGGCGTTGATATGACCCAACACACCCCTTGGAATGTGGGCGCTGTATATCGCTTTAGTGATTGGGCCACGGCAAAAGTCAGTTATGAGCGTGGTGACACCTTAACCATGGGCTTTGACTTAACCACCAATTTTAATCAAATAGCCTCCGTGTGGCGAGATACCGAAGCGGCGACTTTGCGACCAAGCGAAGCAAGCAGCATGGGTGAGGTTGAACTGGCTAAGTTGACCCAAGAACTTGAGACCGTTGCCGGTTATGAGCAAGCGCAGATCTTGGTCGACGACAATACCTTTATTGTGAAAGGCGAGCAGGTGAAATATCGCAATCGAGAAGTTGCGCTAGAACGTGGGTTAACGGTTATTGCTAACCATGTTCCTGACTATATTGACACCTATAAGATCGTTGAAACCAGTAACGCAGGTGAGTTAAATCAAACCGCTATCGATGCCAATCAATTTAAGCAAGTCGCTACATACCAGTATTTGGACTCGGATATTCAAGACGCAGCACACCCAAGTGATGTCGAATCGAAATCGGCGATCGCTTATCACGACGGTATAACTTATTACGACGGCAGAGAACGTTTCGATGTGTCTGTCGCGCCTAATTTGGCGCAATCTTTTGGCTCAGCAGAAAATTTTTACCTATATGCACTAGGCTTATACACCAATGCTTCTTTCTGGGCGACCAACAACATTGAGCTGTCTGGTTCTTTGTATATTAACTTGATCGACAACTACGATAAGTTTAATTATGAAATTCCAACAGATGGCACAGCGCAAACGCCACGAGTGCGAACGCTTTTCCGTTCTTACGTTGACGAGCCCGTTCGTTTAGACCGCTTGCAGTTGACGTGGTTTGAAGACTATGGCAGCGGTATCTACACTCAGGCTTACGGTGGTTACCTAGAGAGCATGTTTGCGGGTGTAGGTGGTGAAGTACTTTACCGTCCCTACAACAGTAACTGGGCAATCGGTGCTGATGTGACAGCCATCAGTCAGCGTGACCCAGAAAGCTGGTTTGGTACGTTTGATGAAGAGCTGCAGTATCATGAAAAAGATCAGGCTTACTACAAGGTGATTGATAAAGGCACCACCGGATTTGTTACCGGCTACTACATGCCACAGTGGGGTTTCTTAAGTGACACTTTATTTAAAGTCGGTGTCGGTAAATTCTTAGCGGGAGATATCGGTACTCGTATCGATTTCTCGAAACAGTTCAAGAGCGGTGTTATCGCCGGTGCGTTTGTTAGCTTAACCGACATGACTACCGAAGAGTACGGTGAAGGCAGTTACACCAAAGGCTTTTACGTATCGATTCCATTTGATCTAATCACGGTTAAACCGAGCTCAAGTCGATCACAGTTCACATGGCAACCGCTGACTCGTGATGGTGGTCAAGTCTTGAATAAGCAATACAACTTGTTCGAGCAAACCGACGCTCGCTCGCCTTGGTTC
- the yjbE gene encoding exopolysaccharide production protein YjbE produces the protein MKKMALAAALAVSFSGGVFAAAETGAAAGAGASTAAAGTATTVAVTTAAVAVGAAVAVASNDGGATTTTTTN, from the coding sequence ATGAAAAAAATGGCTTTAGCTGCAGCACTTGCTGTTAGCTTCTCTGGCGGTGTTTTTGCAGCAGCAGAAACGGGTGCAGCAGCAGGTGCTGGCGCATCAACAGCAGCAGCTGGTACAGCAACAACAGTAGCAGTAACAACTGCAGCAGTCGCAGTAGGCGCAGCAGTAGCTGTTGCTTCTAACGACGGCGGCGCAACAACTACAACTACAACTAACTAA
- a CDS encoding capsule biosynthesis GfcC family protein: MNYLKKLGYTAVLTVCSVLAPPLVMAQSPVPVLTVELPVQGITLQYSQPTRLDQVLTDANANGALGYFPLSAQLFDRNAQPQIANVKQKVLDTLERLALQEPQVKSMIEQIESFDYQARYFVELDQNAVMSQADKNPLLVSKKITVVSKQSAWKGISAKSTEQQHFELYLTDRPTSVYVVGAVKQAHTLPLVEHAQLDNYLTLLPKGQLLGIADNSTAFVIQPDGQVNEISYAYWNGKAAYFAPGAIIFIAFDSLPSEFSTLNQDIVELLRHKVNL; encoded by the coding sequence ATGAATTATTTAAAAAAACTAGGGTACACAGCAGTACTTACGGTTTGTAGTGTTCTAGCGCCGCCACTTGTCATGGCACAAAGCCCAGTTCCAGTACTTACGGTCGAGTTACCGGTACAAGGTATCACGCTGCAATATTCGCAACCTACGCGCTTAGATCAAGTATTAACGGATGCCAATGCAAATGGTGCGTTAGGCTACTTTCCGCTGTCTGCTCAGCTATTTGATCGTAATGCTCAACCGCAAATAGCGAACGTAAAACAAAAGGTATTGGATACGCTCGAGCGTTTAGCCTTACAAGAGCCACAAGTAAAATCTATGATCGAGCAGATAGAATCTTTTGACTATCAAGCACGTTACTTTGTTGAGTTAGACCAAAACGCAGTGATGTCTCAGGCAGATAAGAACCCCCTATTGGTTTCAAAAAAAATAACTGTGGTATCAAAACAGTCAGCTTGGAAAGGGATTAGTGCTAAATCAACGGAACAACAGCACTTTGAGTTATATCTAACCGACCGCCCAACCTCTGTATATGTAGTCGGGGCAGTAAAGCAAGCTCACACGCTGCCTTTGGTTGAACACGCTCAGCTAGATAACTATTTAACGCTGTTGCCAAAAGGGCAGCTGCTAGGTATTGCTGATAACAGCACGGCATTTGTCATCCAACCCGATGGGCAGGTGAATGAAATCAGTTATGCCTACTGGAACGGTAAGGCCGCTTATTTTGCTCCCGGTGCTATTATTTTTATCGCCTTTGATTCGCTCCCTTCTGAGTTTTCTACTTTGAATCAAGACATTGTCGAACTTCTACGTCATAAGGTTAATCTGTAA
- the gpsA gene encoding NAD(P)H-dependent glycerol-3-phosphate dehydrogenase, whose protein sequence is MTDTTHPTNTTDAYGKDSAYGKEIAMTVIGAGSYGTSLAISLARNGANVVLWGHDPAHMTRLESERANNEFLPNIEFPESLIIESDLEKAVTSSRDLLLVVPSHVFGVVLNSVKPYLASDSRICWATKGLEPETGRLLKDVAHDVLGDGYSLAVLSGPTFAKELAMGMPTAISVASPDEEFLEQLQEKIHCGKTFRVYANSDFIGMQLGGAVKNVIAIGAGMSDGIGFGANARTALITRGLAEMSRLGAALGAQPETFMGMAGLGDLVLTCTDNQSRNRRFGLALGAGKDVDTAQEEIGQVVEGYRNTKEVWLLSERMGVEMPIVEQIYQVLYQGKDAHLAAQDLLARDKKSER, encoded by the coding sequence ATGACAGACACAACTCACCCGACCAACACGACAGACGCTTACGGTAAAGACAGCGCTTACGGCAAAGAGATCGCCATGACTGTCATTGGTGCAGGTTCTTACGGAACCTCTTTAGCTATTTCTCTAGCGCGTAACGGTGCAAACGTTGTTCTTTGGGGGCATGACCCTGCTCATATGACTCGCCTTGAATCTGAGCGCGCTAATAATGAGTTTCTACCAAATATAGAATTCCCAGAAAGCCTGATCATTGAATCAGACTTAGAAAAAGCGGTGACTTCAAGCCGCGACCTTTTACTTGTCGTCCCGAGCCACGTATTCGGCGTTGTGCTTAATAGCGTTAAACCTTACTTAGCCTCAGACTCTCGTATCTGTTGGGCGACCAAAGGCCTAGAACCGGAAACAGGACGCTTACTTAAAGATGTCGCGCACGATGTGCTTGGTGATGGGTACTCGTTAGCGGTTCTATCAGGGCCTACTTTCGCCAAAGAGTTAGCGATGGGCATGCCAACTGCGATCTCTGTAGCTTCACCTGATGAAGAGTTCCTTGAACAACTTCAAGAAAAAATCCACTGCGGCAAAACATTCCGCGTATACGCAAACTCAGATTTCATTGGCATGCAACTTGGCGGTGCGGTTAAAAATGTCATCGCTATTGGCGCAGGCATGTCAGATGGTATTGGTTTTGGTGCCAATGCACGTACCGCACTGATCACTCGTGGGTTAGCTGAAATGAGTCGATTGGGCGCAGCTCTTGGTGCACAGCCAGAAACCTTTATGGGTATGGCTGGATTAGGCGACCTAGTACTAACCTGTACTGACAACCAATCGCGCAACCGCCGCTTTGGTTTGGCACTTGGCGCAGGCAAAGATGTGGACACCGCACAAGAAGAAATTGGCCAAGTAGTAGAAGGTTATCGCAACACCAAAGAAGTTTGGTTACTATCAGAACGCATGGGCGTTGAGATGCCAATTGTTGAACAAATTTATCAAGTGTTGTATCAAGGGAAAGATGCACACTTAGCAGCACAAGATCTACTTGCACGAGACAAAAAGTCAGAAAGATAA
- a CDS encoding rhodanese-like domain-containing protein translates to MQELVPFVQENMILAIVWIGLVVAIIANVIKTSNAAYKEITAAQTTHMINRENGVVVDIRTKDEFKKGHITDAVHILPSDIKANSFGSLESRKADPIIVVCKTGQTAQESANLLVKAGFENVSVLKSGLVAWSEANLPLVKGKK, encoded by the coding sequence ATGCAAGAGTTAGTTCCATTTGTTCAAGAGAATATGATTTTAGCCATCGTATGGATCGGCTTGGTTGTTGCCATCATTGCGAACGTTATCAAGACATCAAACGCAGCTTATAAAGAGATCACAGCAGCGCAAACTACACACATGATTAACCGAGAAAACGGTGTTGTGGTTGATATTCGTACTAAGGATGAATTCAAAAAGGGCCATATTACGGACGCAGTTCACATTTTGCCGTCAGACATTAAAGCAAATAGCTTTGGTAGCCTTGAAAGCCGTAAAGCAGACCCAATCATCGTAGTATGCAAGACAGGTCAAACAGCTCAAGAAAGCGCAAACTTGCTGGTTAAAGCAGGTTTCGAAAACGTAAGCGTACTAAAAAGCGGCTTAGTGGCTTGGAGCGAAGCTAACTTACCTTTAGTTAAAGGTAAGAAGTAG
- the secB gene encoding protein-export chaperone SecB, whose protein sequence is MAEAAQQDAQQNFAIQRIFLKDVSFEAPNSPDMFQKEWNPDVKLDLDTQSRELGQGVYEVILRLTVTVKNADDTAFLCEVQQGGIFSASEMEAGQLAHCLGAFCPNILFPYARETISSLVVKGTFPQLNLAPVNFDALFMNYLQNQAQQAEGEQA, encoded by the coding sequence ATGGCTGAAGCAGCACAACAAGACGCACAACAAAACTTCGCAATCCAACGTATCTTTCTAAAAGACGTATCTTTCGAAGCACCCAACTCTCCAGATATGTTTCAAAAAGAGTGGAACCCAGATGTAAAACTGGACCTAGACACTCAAAGCCGTGAACTTGGCCAAGGTGTGTACGAAGTAATCCTACGCCTAACGGTTACAGTTAAAAACGCAGACGACACAGCATTCCTTTGTGAAGTACAACAAGGTGGTATCTTCTCTGCAAGTGAAATGGAAGCGGGCCAACTAGCACATTGCCTAGGCGCATTCTGCCCGAACATCCTATTCCCATACGCTCGTGAAACAATCTCTAGCCTAGTGGTTAAAGGTACGTTCCCACAACTGAACCTAGCACCTGTAAACTTCGATGCTTTGTTCATGAACTACCTACAGAACCAAGCTCAGCAAGCTGAAGGCGAACAGGCTTAA